TTCGATGCACACGCCGTGCTGCGTCTGCGCGCGCGCGAGCTGCGCCTGCAGCACGGCTTCGCTCGCCATCAGGGCGCCGCCCATGTCGGCAAACAGGGTAGGCGGCAAGTCGGTGCCTGCGATCAGGCCCGCTTGCGCCAGATAGGTCAGGTCGTGGCCGGGTTCTTCCGCGGCCTCGCCGGGGGAGCCGACGATGCGCACCAGCGACAGCCGCGGATGGCTCGCCTGCAAGGCCTGCCAGGAAAGCCCGAGCTTGGCCAGCGCCGAGGGGCGAAACGAGGTCAGCAGCACGTCGCTCTGTGCGAGTTCTCCCGCCAACTGCGTACGGCCCGGCGCGCTCTTGAGATCGAGCTGCAACACGCGGATGTCGGCATGCATCTCGCGATAAGCCGGCGGGCAATAAACGCCCATCGGGTCGCCGCTCGTCTGCGTGGGGGCGGGCAGCGGCTCTACCTTGGTACAGGTGGCGCCCATGCTCTGGCAGCGCATCAGCGCGGCGGGGCCCGGAAGGTTGAGCGCGAGGCTCAGTATGCGTGTGCCCTGGAGCGCTTGGACAGCGAATGGCTGCATGGCGTGTTCCTTGCTTGAAATGCTGCGGTGCAAGCCGAATTCCCGCCAAGATGCTAGCCTGCGGGCTTGGTTTGAACCGACCCGAAGCCGCCTGTCGGCCTGCGTTCCGTGGCCGGACGTCTTGCAGCCCATGCCTGGAGCAGCAGGCGGCTTCGGGTCTCACTGGATGGAGAAGCTTACATGAGTGCCAGGGAGCATCCCTTGCCCGACACTGCCGTGCTGACACCCGTGTTACAGCACAGCGCACGCATGCCCGTGGCCTTCGTCGGTCACGGCAGTCCACTGAACGCCATCGAGCGCAACGCCTGGCATTTGACCTGGGAGGAGATGGGGCAGCAGTTGCTGGCGCGCTGCGGGCGGCCGCAACTGGTGTTGTGCATCTCCGCGCACTGGCTCACCGGGGCTTCGTGGTGGCTCACCGGCATGGCGCAGCCGCGCACCATCCACGACTTCGGCGGATTTCCGCGCGAGCTGTTCGAGCAGCAATACCCCGCGCCCGGCGCGCCCGACGCGGTGCAGGCGCTTGCCCGGTTCCTGCACGACCCGGGCTCGGGCGCGCCGCTGGGCGTGGACGCCGGGCAATGGGGCCTGGACCACGGCGCCTGGGGTGTGCTCAAGCCCATGTTCCCCAAGGCGGACCTGCCGGTGGTGCAGCTGAGCATCGCCTACGAGCGCGCGCCCGCGCAGCATTTCGCGCTGGGCCGCCAGCTCGCGGCGCTGCGCGAGCGTGGCGTGCTGATCGTCGCCAGCGGCAACATCGTGCACAACCTGCGCGCGTTGCGGCCGCAGGCGGGCATCAAC
The DNA window shown above is from Comamonas sp. NLF-1-9 and carries:
- the ygiD gene encoding 4,5-DOPA dioxygenase extradiol, which translates into the protein MSAREHPLPDTAVLTPVLQHSARMPVAFVGHGSPLNAIERNAWHLTWEEMGQQLLARCGRPQLVLCISAHWLTGASWWLTGMAQPRTIHDFGGFPRELFEQQYPAPGAPDAVQALARFLHDPGSGAPLGVDAGQWGLDHGAWGVLKPMFPKADLPVVQLSIAYERAPAQHFALGRQLAALRERGVLIVASGNIVHNLRALRPQAGINATYTWAQEFDTRVTQALQAQDWQSLVDFQSWGEIAELAHPSYDHYLPLLYAIGAVGPDEAPQFFNTGFQRGAISMRSVLWG
- a CDS encoding CoA transferase, yielding MQPFAVQALQGTRILSLALNLPGPAALMRCQSMGATCTKVEPLPAPTQTSGDPMGVYCPPAYREMHADIRVLQLDLKSAPGRTQLAGELAQSDVLLTSFRPSALAKLGLSWQALQASHPRLSLVRIVGSPGEAAEEPGHDLTYLAQAGLIAGTDLPPTLFADMGGALMASEAVLQAQLARAQTQHGVCIEVALSDAADWLALPRQWQLTGPHGAVGGAHAFYRIYPCADGRVALAALEPHFAARMLAQLGLAPGTDPSSPQLHEATAQWLSVRSRAELDALARAHDIPLHTLA